A section of the bacterium SCSIO 12696 genome encodes:
- a CDS encoding glycosyltransferase family 4 protein, with protein MTSLNAIKIPDREPINLAPGGINIGIVSPCYGLEKVSYALKPDNYNFYKLRTVPWEGISSRHNFYENNRILLPTRTDLIHTFNKVPMNGPPFIVSFELEFPRHFGPVKNWQTELTRKALRSDRCTALLGLSDSAAKLAIQGFEAAGEYEIAKKIRVFRGGISSSTIIDTPPKPPVSNRPLQLLFVGNDYLRKGLLACILAVENLQEKGADIELSVISSLDKHTYCGEESEESKKIMQRAQSNPWIKLLGAQPNATVKEFMKGTDMLLFPTLDESLGWVPIEAGMEGTASVCTNIFAIPESIEHEQSGLLLNVPLNSNTNRWEGINRPDMNSLFMPMQYNLAEQLSNSLEKLLNEPDYCQKLGKAAKLRMEERYSTKFASEKLSSIYESCLA; from the coding sequence ATGACCTCGTTAAATGCCATTAAAATACCTGATAGAGAACCTATCAACCTTGCCCCAGGTGGCATCAACATCGGAATAGTTAGTCCTTGTTATGGACTCGAAAAAGTTAGCTATGCGCTGAAACCAGATAACTATAATTTCTATAAGCTGAGAACAGTACCCTGGGAAGGGATCTCATCCCGCCATAATTTTTATGAAAACAACCGCATTTTACTTCCAACCAGAACTGACCTTATCCACACCTTTAACAAGGTTCCGATGAATGGGCCACCCTTTATCGTCTCATTTGAGCTTGAGTTTCCCCGGCATTTTGGTCCAGTGAAAAACTGGCAAACCGAATTGACTAGAAAAGCATTGCGCTCTGATCGCTGCACAGCATTATTGGGCTTATCAGACAGTGCCGCAAAGCTTGCCATTCAAGGTTTTGAGGCAGCAGGTGAATATGAAATTGCAAAGAAGATACGTGTTTTTCGAGGAGGCATCAGCAGCTCAACAATAATTGACACCCCACCAAAGCCACCTGTTTCCAATAGACCACTGCAGCTGCTTTTTGTTGGCAATGATTACCTTCGGAAAGGGTTATTGGCTTGTATACTAGCCGTGGAAAACTTACAGGAAAAAGGGGCAGATATCGAGTTATCTGTCATTTCCAGCTTGGATAAGCACACATACTGTGGCGAGGAATCGGAAGAGTCGAAAAAAATCATGCAGCGCGCCCAGAGTAATCCGTGGATAAAGTTACTTGGGGCTCAACCCAATGCCACCGTGAAAGAATTCATGAAAGGTACAGATATGCTGCTTTTCCCCACTCTGGATGAATCTTTAGGTTGGGTTCCCATAGAAGCGGGCATGGAAGGAACTGCCAGCGTTTGTACGAATATTTTCGCCATACCTGAATCTATCGAACATGAACAATCAGGCTTACTATTAAACGTTCCATTAAACTCCAACACAAATCGCTGGGAAGGAATAAATCGCCCTGATATGAACTCGCTATTTATGCCGATGCAATACAACCTTGCAGAACAATTAAGTAACTCCCTTGAAAAACTTTTAAACGAGCCTGACTACTGCCAGAAATTGGGCAAAGCAGCAAAACTCCGCATGGAAGAACGTTACTCCACAAAATTTGCATCTGAAAAATTGAGCTCTATCTACGAATCTTGTTTGGCATAG
- a CDS encoding phospholipid carrier-dependent glycosyltransferase translates to MLSRYFQHIADAPPKRIFLFLFILAFALRLIGVNYGYWHGDERVNEAAKVLTGQLIPGQHFYPPLLNYINAVFLGILYAIGRIIPIWHSTAEFRAQYFADPTAFYLTARTVTAAMGAIIAPLFYIFAKSLRLSSKSCLTIGILGLLIPAMIFLCHISKSDIPLSVCSVLVFIAILKKNDNPHSLKYDFFLGVSIALAVSFKHSYVIMAAPLMLGHLILFSLRYGAQLGVKTILISSAFMLPIWCVLNIGILLDIQNFIDYQKIQAQMSVRSEEGLVSSFSAWAYWAGHPSYGINWIATVLFLLTPFYINSKYCAIGSKSLINLFWTATFISMIVVIVISGSRQHSGLWIPYFTCMQLFAALVITDAIFHKDRPKRTKLACGLTLAAFLSVSLLGSIEIWRQALSKPIADEVADFINANYKDRKILTSFEIRLPKQKIAQTDERRRHQNLADKYGITLPEQAQERLIESSDPDAVYYYGLPGVMFGLEKADDDSLEGAVKPFAWPLQDEEWHLKYWTSKGFSILVVSNYEYFLNESGVPQFFNFYSELEKNCSKAVSFDARKPFFLEPNVTVFDCTDHKDLSALKEGQK, encoded by the coding sequence ATGCTCAGTCGTTATTTCCAACACATTGCCGACGCGCCACCAAAAAGAATCTTCTTATTCCTCTTTATACTGGCTTTTGCGCTTCGTCTTATCGGAGTGAACTACGGTTACTGGCACGGGGACGAGCGAGTCAATGAAGCAGCAAAGGTTCTAACTGGGCAACTGATACCTGGTCAGCACTTTTACCCTCCTTTACTAAACTACATAAATGCAGTTTTTCTTGGCATTCTTTATGCTATTGGCCGAATCATCCCTATTTGGCACAGCACCGCAGAATTTCGCGCACAATACTTTGCGGATCCAACAGCCTTTTATTTAACAGCTCGCACAGTTACTGCTGCCATGGGAGCAATTATCGCTCCTTTGTTTTATATTTTCGCGAAGTCGTTACGATTATCTTCAAAGAGCTGTCTTACTATCGGAATTCTTGGATTGCTAATTCCAGCAATGATATTTCTATGTCACATATCCAAGAGCGACATTCCTTTATCCGTTTGCTCAGTGCTGGTTTTCATTGCCATTCTGAAAAAAAACGATAATCCTCATAGCCTAAAATATGATTTCTTCCTGGGTGTAAGCATCGCCTTAGCAGTTAGCTTTAAACATTCTTACGTTATTATGGCCGCACCACTTATGCTCGGCCATTTAATACTCTTCTCTCTCCGATATGGTGCTCAGCTGGGCGTTAAAACAATTCTTATTTCGTCCGCATTCATGCTACCAATATGGTGCGTGTTAAATATCGGAATTTTATTAGACATACAAAATTTTATTGATTATCAAAAAATTCAAGCGCAAATGTCCGTCAGAAGCGAGGAAGGGCTAGTAAGCAGCTTTTCCGCATGGGCATACTGGGCCGGACACCCATCCTATGGCATCAATTGGATAGCTACAGTCCTGTTCCTGCTTACACCTTTTTATATAAACTCAAAGTATTGTGCGATAGGTTCGAAGAGCTTAATCAATTTATTTTGGACGGCCACATTTATCTCAATGATTGTTGTTATTGTGATTTCTGGATCGCGACAACACTCAGGTCTTTGGATACCTTACTTCACGTGTATGCAGCTTTTTGCTGCTCTAGTGATTACAGATGCGATATTTCACAAAGATCGGCCCAAGCGAACAAAGCTGGCATGCGGTTTGACATTAGCGGCTTTTTTGTCTGTTTCTTTACTTGGCTCAATAGAGATATGGCGGCAAGCACTTTCAAAGCCGATCGCTGATGAAGTAGCAGATTTCATTAATGCTAACTACAAAGATAGAAAAATTTTAACTTCATTTGAAATCCGCTTGCCCAAGCAAAAAATAGCGCAAACCGATGAGCGAAGGAGACATCAAAACCTTGCTGACAAATATGGCATCACGCTACCCGAACAAGCTCAAGAGCGCTTAATCGAATCGTCTGACCCCGATGCAGTTTATTATTATGGGTTGCCTGGAGTAATGTTTGGCTTGGAAAAGGCGGACGACGACAGCCTAGAAGGCGCAGTAAAACCTTTCGCATGGCCCCTTCAGGATGAAGAGTGGCATTTAAAATACTGGACATCGAAAGGGTTCAGCATCTTGGTCGTATCAAATTATGAGTATTTTTTGAATGAGAGTGGTGTACCACAGTTTTTTAACTTTTACAGCGAACTGGAAAAAAACTGCTCCAAAGCAGTATCATTCGATGCCAGAAAGCCGTTCTTTCTAGAGCCTAACGTTACTGTATTTGACTGCACGGACCACAAAGACCTTTCAGCGCTGAAAGAAGGCCAAAAATGA
- a CDS encoding oligosaccharide flippase family protein — protein MKDVLNTNRRALSDIYRRASSLASTSLANSAFWVFVGSGGYQVIRLLGNLVLTRLLFPEVFGVMAIVTAVMIGLGQLSDVGLRQGVVNSDRVNDPRFMQTAWTLQIVRAGFIGLLGIAIAYPIASFYDASIIAPVLIWIALSAFITGFKSIAPLAYDKRLDLKTQMLVDLGIQVLGLAVVIVWAYISPTLWALVAGQVVSSVLEVITSYYLFSGHHSRFAWDKEVVKKLFNFGKWILLSSIISYLAVQGDRLILGAFLSMGELGKYSVAATWAAITSLFSVNISTRVLHPYFKKAIDNHSDYGKIYRVRNLLNVLYVGICIVLAAVGDHLIYFLYDDRYSDAGWMLQILAVGQVGRALTGTLMPFMIASGDSFSQMKFSTANAVILIASLLLGGYLAGTVGIVVAITISSLLAHPVMIAYANRHGYRCFLSDMSLIVFSVLICIALWWLMDSSVINVLFK, from the coding sequence GTGAAAGATGTCTTGAATACAAATAGAAGAGCTCTTTCCGATATTTATCGAAGAGCATCTTCTCTTGCCTCAACTTCTTTAGCAAATAGTGCTTTTTGGGTATTTGTAGGAAGCGGGGGCTATCAGGTAATACGCTTGCTGGGCAATCTTGTTCTTACACGATTACTTTTCCCTGAAGTTTTTGGTGTTATGGCTATCGTTACTGCGGTGATGATTGGCTTAGGACAGTTGTCGGATGTCGGGCTTCGTCAGGGGGTTGTAAACAGTGATCGCGTTAATGACCCTCGTTTCATGCAGACCGCATGGACCCTACAAATTGTAAGAGCTGGGTTTATTGGTTTGCTGGGTATTGCTATCGCGTACCCAATAGCAAGTTTTTATGACGCATCAATAATTGCTCCGGTACTAATCTGGATTGCACTTTCTGCATTTATTACGGGCTTTAAATCGATTGCGCCATTGGCCTACGACAAAAGATTGGATTTAAAAACCCAGATGTTAGTAGATCTGGGGATTCAGGTTTTAGGTTTAGCGGTAGTTATCGTCTGGGCGTACATTTCTCCAACGCTTTGGGCCCTGGTCGCGGGGCAAGTAGTTTCATCCGTTCTTGAAGTTATAACCAGTTACTATTTGTTTTCTGGGCATCACAGTCGCTTCGCCTGGGATAAAGAAGTTGTTAAAAAATTATTTAATTTCGGGAAATGGATATTATTGTCGTCGATTATTTCGTACTTGGCTGTGCAAGGTGATCGATTGATTCTAGGCGCCTTCTTGTCTATGGGAGAGCTTGGTAAATATTCGGTTGCAGCAACTTGGGCGGCTATTACATCGTTATTCTCTGTGAACATCTCAACAAGAGTGTTGCACCCCTATTTCAAAAAAGCTATTGATAACCATTCTGACTATGGGAAAATTTACAGGGTTCGCAATTTACTGAATGTTCTTTATGTCGGTATCTGTATTGTTTTGGCAGCTGTCGGGGATCATTTAATTTACTTTTTGTACGATGATCGGTACAGCGATGCAGGTTGGATGTTGCAAATATTAGCTGTTGGCCAAGTAGGCAGAGCGTTAACAGGAACTTTGATGCCTTTTATGATTGCCAGTGGCGATTCGTTTAGCCAAATGAAATTTAGTACAGCAAATGCGGTAATTCTTATCGCCTCACTTCTTCTGGGTGGGTATCTTGCGGGTACGGTAGGTATTGTGGTTGCAATTACAATATCTTCGCTGCTTGCTCATCCTGTCATGATCGCTTATGCAAACCGCCATGGCTATCGGTGCTTTTTGTCAGATATGTCATTAATTGTCTTTTCAGTCTTGATCTGTATTGCGCTATGGTGGCTCATGGATTCAAGCGTTATTAATGTTTTGTTTAAATAG
- a CDS encoding glycosyltransferase family 4 protein — protein sequence MDERRLKVAYLCETDPVHAWAHSGGNQRLFRTIDKHLGDTTYIEYHWGFFQWAKVLIDKLPLKISMRLRFRVHLLLSRFVSRRTASELRKGNYDVVFCTYSFYCLANLRLPHPSLLVFSSDATYTVYKNSEIGAAFGSYLSLSRKFDSYIYKLEKRVYQNVDLALWPSAWLKNNADKLYGLSNSHSYMLPWGANVEDPGQPVFPEAADISEQVNLLFVGRDWFHKGGPLVIEVLNLLLEREQDAHLTIVGCNPPELLNHENVTIHPYLDKAAPEQLAIFQRLFSRSHFFVMPSYESYGFAFCEASAYGLPILCIDVGGVPVEQGVNGFRLPIDAGSESFVDKVLYYKNNIDAYLKLRQTSREYYKDFLNWDAWGSRMRALVLERLKG from the coding sequence ATGGATGAGAGACGTTTAAAAGTTGCCTATTTGTGTGAAACTGATCCTGTACATGCCTGGGCGCATTCCGGTGGCAATCAGCGTTTGTTTCGGACGATAGATAAACACCTTGGTGATACAACCTACATCGAATATCACTGGGGGTTCTTTCAGTGGGCTAAGGTTTTAATAGATAAGCTACCTCTGAAAATATCTATGAGGCTTCGATTTCGAGTGCATTTATTATTGTCTCGGTTTGTTTCTCGAAGAACAGCGTCAGAATTACGAAAAGGTAATTATGATGTCGTATTTTGTACGTACAGTTTTTATTGTCTTGCGAACTTGAGGCTTCCACATCCTTCGCTTCTGGTTTTTTCATCTGACGCAACATATACAGTGTATAAAAACTCGGAGATTGGTGCTGCTTTTGGGTCGTATCTTTCATTATCGCGTAAGTTCGATTCTTATATATACAAGTTGGAGAAGAGGGTATATCAGAATGTGGATTTGGCACTTTGGCCATCTGCATGGCTAAAAAATAACGCAGATAAATTGTATGGCCTTTCGAATAGTCACTCTTATATGCTGCCTTGGGGGGCAAATGTTGAGGATCCTGGTCAGCCAGTATTTCCAGAGGCGGCTGACATCAGCGAGCAGGTCAATCTACTATTTGTTGGCAGGGACTGGTTTCATAAGGGTGGCCCCCTTGTGATTGAGGTGTTGAATTTACTGCTCGAAAGAGAGCAAGACGCTCATTTAACAATTGTGGGCTGCAACCCTCCGGAGTTACTTAATCATGAAAATGTAACAATCCACCCATACCTTGATAAGGCCGCCCCTGAGCAATTAGCGATTTTTCAACGTTTGTTTTCCAGGTCTCACTTTTTCGTGATGCCTTCCTATGAGTCCTACGGTTTTGCTTTTTGCGAAGCCAGTGCTTACGGATTGCCAATTTTGTGCATAGATGTTGGGGGGGTGCCCGTCGAGCAGGGCGTCAATGGGTTTCGTTTGCCTATTGATGCAGGGAGCGAGAGCTTTGTCGATAAAGTGCTTTATTACAAGAACAATATCGATGCATACCTAAAGCTAAGGCAGACATCCAGAGAGTATTACAAGGATTTTCTTAACTGGGATGCTTGGGGCTCGCGAATGCGAGCCTTAGTTCTAGAACGCCTGAAAGGCTAA
- a CDS encoding EamA family transporter produces MSMSNLWIILSSVTLSAIAQVSFKYGVSTITHMHDDSTIVRAFHLLTSPFVLIGLALYGVGTVLWLFALKNTELSLAYPFVGISFIMVLFMGVGLLGETVSVNKIAGTLIIVAGLFLLTR; encoded by the coding sequence ATGAGTATGAGCAATTTATGGATCATTCTTAGCAGCGTCACTTTGTCTGCCATCGCACAGGTTTCTTTTAAGTATGGTGTATCTACCATAACTCATATGCACGATGACAGTACTATTGTTCGCGCCTTCCACCTATTGACTTCTCCATTCGTTCTAATTGGTCTTGCATTGTATGGAGTAGGAACTGTGTTATGGCTTTTTGCCTTAAAAAATACAGAACTATCCCTCGCTTACCCCTTTGTCGGAATCAGCTTTATTATGGTTCTTTTTATGGGCGTCGGATTACTTGGCGAAACAGTGAGCGTCAACAAGATAGCAGGAACCCTTATCATTGTTGCCGGGCTATTTCTGCTGACACGCTAA
- a CDS encoding glycosyltransferase family 4 protein, with amino-acid sequence MTSIGFLIPEFPGQTHAFFMRERAELANLGIHAELISTQRPVEGEGMAQHSWASEAAKDTHYLFPIGVKSIAKALFYILMSGPAAWWRSVKSILSSSELTFKERLQLPGLLLIGSNLKQWAQKTGVEHIHVHSCANSAHVAMFARLLGGPSYSITLHGPMQDYGGNQAEKWRHASFAIIITKELVGEVKNKLPACSLPPIHLAPMGVNTDSFRRSSTYLPPQRDQQVHLVSCGRLNFVKAHDDLVRVVALLRDKGVKAHLRICGAADSQSATDGTGYVDSLESLIAELDVECSVDLLGSISEERVKEELENAHFFCLASLKEPLGVATMEAMAMEMPVIVTRSPGVLDLIESGKNGVLVEPRSPTEFAETIEKLLEAPDAIESLRKQGRLTVLQRFSSKVSAKAIFDGVRQTS; translated from the coding sequence ATGACGTCTATTGGTTTCCTTATTCCAGAGTTTCCAGGCCAAACCCATGCATTCTTTATGAGAGAGCGTGCAGAATTGGCCAATCTGGGTATTCATGCAGAATTGATCTCTACTCAGAGGCCTGTGGAAGGAGAGGGGATGGCTCAGCACTCTTGGGCAAGTGAGGCAGCAAAGGATACACACTATTTGTTTCCAATAGGCGTTAAAAGTATTGCAAAGGCGTTGTTCTATATTCTGATGTCTGGCCCAGCTGCTTGGTGGCGGTCGGTAAAGTCAATTTTATCGAGTTCAGAGTTGACTTTTAAGGAGCGTTTACAGCTCCCAGGGTTACTGCTCATCGGAAGCAATTTAAAACAATGGGCACAGAAAACAGGTGTAGAGCATATCCATGTCCACAGTTGTGCTAATTCGGCCCATGTCGCTATGTTTGCTCGTTTGTTGGGTGGGCCGTCTTACAGTATAACTCTGCATGGCCCCATGCAAGATTATGGTGGTAATCAGGCTGAAAAGTGGCGCCATGCGAGCTTTGCTATCATCATTACTAAGGAGCTTGTTGGAGAGGTCAAAAATAAGTTGCCGGCTTGCTCACTTCCCCCTATACATCTGGCTCCCATGGGCGTGAATACAGACTCATTTCGACGCTCTTCAACATACCTTCCCCCTCAGCGGGATCAACAAGTCCATTTGGTGTCCTGCGGCCGTTTAAATTTTGTGAAAGCTCATGACGATTTAGTGCGCGTTGTTGCTCTTTTGCGTGACAAGGGTGTCAAGGCGCACCTGAGAATATGTGGTGCTGCTGACTCTCAAAGTGCTACAGATGGAACTGGCTATGTAGATAGCCTCGAATCGTTAATTGCTGAGCTTGATGTAGAGTGTTCCGTAGATTTGTTAGGGTCTATTTCTGAAGAACGAGTAAAAGAAGAGTTGGAAAACGCACACTTCTTCTGTCTTGCAAGTTTGAAAGAGCCTTTGGGTGTGGCAACTATGGAAGCCATGGCTATGGAAATGCCCGTTATCGTTACTCGAAGCCCTGGAGTGTTGGACCTGATAGAGAGTGGCAAAAATGGGGTTTTGGTTGAGCCTCGTTCCCCTACTGAATTTGCAGAAACAATAGAAAAGTTGCTAGAGGCCCCTGATGCTATTGAGAGTCTCCGCAAACAAGGGCGTTTGACTGTCTTGCAACGCTTTAGCTCAAAGGTCAGTGCAAAAGCAATATTTGATGGTGTTCGTCAAACTAGCTAA
- a CDS encoding SDR family oxidoreductase, giving the protein MANSKVVVITGAARGLGKELVQEFSANGYSVAAIVRTPESQEALSDLMNSNKSITCHVADVSRAEQVEHAFEEILSVHKHVDVLFNSAAVYPKINFLDESSNDWAEALAVNVNGVVNCCKTVLPSMLERNYGRIFNVGSWAHMGPIENSAVYSASKGCVRALTKAISVDILTRGKNVQVHEWIPGHLNTRMSDFTGIDPRESARWAVNMVENHSTQSESSIFDGAELWVPPKSLKRRVLDKLLFWK; this is encoded by the coding sequence ATGGCTAATAGCAAAGTTGTTGTTATCACAGGTGCTGCTAGGGGCCTTGGGAAAGAGCTGGTTCAAGAATTTTCTGCTAACGGCTATTCAGTTGCAGCTATCGTTCGAACCCCGGAATCACAGGAAGCGTTAAGTGACCTGATGAACTCTAACAAGTCAATAACTTGTCATGTGGCAGATGTTTCTCGTGCGGAGCAGGTAGAGCATGCTTTTGAGGAAATTTTGTCGGTTCATAAGCACGTTGACGTGCTATTCAATAGCGCAGCGGTATATCCAAAGATAAATTTTTTAGATGAAAGTAGTAACGATTGGGCCGAAGCTCTTGCAGTAAATGTGAATGGCGTTGTCAATTGCTGTAAGACTGTATTGCCGTCTATGTTGGAAAGAAATTATGGGCGCATATTTAACGTTGGCAGTTGGGCTCACATGGGGCCAATAGAAAACAGTGCCGTCTACTCTGCATCGAAGGGTTGTGTAAGGGCGCTCACAAAGGCCATAAGTGTGGATATTTTAACTCGAGGTAAAAATGTTCAGGTTCATGAGTGGATACCTGGGCACTTGAACACAAGAATGAGCGATTTCACCGGTATAGACCCAAGAGAGTCGGCACGTTGGGCTGTGAACATGGTAGAAAATCACAGCACACAATCAGAAAGTTCTATATTCGATGGGGCTGAGCTCTGGGTGCCCCCAAAGTCGTTAAAACGACGCGTGCTAGATAAACTGCTTTTTTGGAAGTAA
- a CDS encoding T9SS C-terminal target domain-containing protein, translating to MKSQKTFLIPLICSFLCLVSCKADSTGAISKDHEATVNSVDSQPELDGGETSSNTPTLKIKRQSSIKNYLFGHSLINHVSPEAPAGNNETSVPHWLQKLAKAAGNKYYTAGQYGFLRNHAELPPKSQWGFSEVPTAWDPDLNGESFSDVGFTSVILTAANFIQYQSPNTPFDGDNPTRSTPLTSTLEIIDWISLHSPSSDIYIYENWPDMAQYISSFPPSKREFSRYHAKTLGEFHKWWIQYQDQIREARPQKQVKMLPVGPVIASVLQLDPLNTIPATELYEDDAPHGKPTIYFLAALVTYMGIYGEQSPDNLKIPSSIHPLVKEHYQNISQHIWNQLSLYTFKDGQSRVWFEEK from the coding sequence ATGAAATCTCAAAAGACTTTCCTCATTCCTCTTATATGCAGCTTTTTATGCCTAGTATCCTGCAAAGCGGACTCAACTGGCGCCATATCAAAAGACCATGAAGCGACGGTCAACTCAGTAGATAGCCAACCTGAGCTTGATGGAGGCGAAACATCGTCAAATACACCCACTCTAAAAATTAAGCGTCAATCTAGTATCAAGAACTATTTGTTCGGGCACAGTTTAATTAACCATGTTTCCCCTGAAGCACCCGCCGGGAACAACGAAACATCTGTACCACATTGGTTACAAAAACTCGCCAAGGCAGCAGGGAACAAATATTACACTGCCGGCCAATACGGTTTTTTACGAAACCATGCTGAGTTACCACCAAAATCTCAGTGGGGGTTCAGCGAAGTTCCTACTGCTTGGGACCCTGACTTGAATGGAGAAAGTTTCTCTGATGTAGGCTTTACGAGCGTTATACTGACAGCAGCCAACTTTATTCAATACCAGTCACCAAATACCCCCTTTGATGGCGATAATCCAACAAGAAGCACCCCCTTAACGTCGACACTGGAGATCATTGACTGGATAAGCCTCCACTCCCCATCGAGTGATATTTATATCTATGAAAATTGGCCAGATATGGCTCAGTACATCTCGAGCTTTCCGCCTTCTAAGCGAGAATTCTCGCGATATCACGCCAAAACGCTTGGTGAATTCCATAAGTGGTGGATTCAGTATCAAGATCAGATTCGCGAAGCTCGACCTCAGAAACAGGTAAAAATGTTACCAGTTGGGCCAGTTATAGCCAGCGTACTTCAGCTAGATCCTTTGAATACTATACCTGCCACCGAGTTATATGAGGATGATGCCCCTCATGGCAAACCGACTATTTATTTTCTTGCCGCATTGGTTACTTACATGGGAATCTATGGGGAACAAAGCCCTGACAACCTGAAAATCCCTTCGAGCATACACCCACTTGTAAAAGAGCATTACCAGAACATATCTCAACATATATGGAACCAGCTGTCTCTATACACCTTCAAGGATGGTCAGAGCCGAGTCTGGTTCGAAGAGAAGTAA
- a CDS encoding acyltransferase, with the protein MRAQLNNELQENTERQNWVDYAKGIGIILVVYGHVVRGLYSAGIPISERFYQISDSVIYSFHMPLFFFLSGLFFLSTYNKYKAGRSVLKKVDVVVYPYIIWSLLQGFIEVFLAQYTNGDVSASEVLRLWDPRAHFWFLYALFLIFSLCCVIFWAFKEVAIYVALLSSLVIYLWPSILPESTASIHISQNLVFFIAGIAFSRFSFHDFWRKKWLLYISIVAFFLSQYVFHVIWGGHYGDRGINTLLLALVSITLIVSLCHRLPDKGLSWLLTLGVSSMAIYLIHILSGSGVRILLQSLLSINNFWVHLALGMVFGLLLPIVFSKAVEKIGFKYIFSAPISRWVQRFGKK; encoded by the coding sequence GTGCGTGCGCAACTTAATAACGAATTACAAGAGAATACAGAACGGCAAAACTGGGTAGATTATGCCAAAGGCATAGGGATCATCTTGGTTGTTTATGGCCATGTTGTGCGAGGTTTATACAGTGCTGGAATCCCTATTTCAGAACGCTTCTACCAAATATCTGATAGCGTTATATATAGTTTCCATATGCCGCTGTTCTTTTTTCTATCTGGGCTTTTCTTCCTAAGTACTTACAATAAATACAAAGCGGGCAGAAGCGTTTTAAAAAAAGTGGATGTTGTTGTATATCCCTATATTATCTGGTCTTTGCTTCAAGGCTTTATAGAGGTTTTTTTAGCTCAATACACTAACGGTGATGTTAGTGCTTCGGAGGTTTTACGGCTTTGGGATCCGAGAGCGCACTTTTGGTTTTTGTATGCGTTGTTTTTAATTTTTTCCTTATGTTGCGTAATATTCTGGGCTTTTAAAGAGGTTGCTATATATGTTGCCTTGCTATCGTCTTTGGTTATTTATTTATGGCCGTCAATATTGCCTGAATCAACAGCATCCATTCATATTTCTCAGAATCTTGTATTTTTTATAGCTGGCATCGCTTTTTCTCGCTTCAGTTTCCACGATTTTTGGCGCAAGAAATGGCTGCTTTATATTTCAATAGTCGCTTTTTTTCTTAGTCAGTATGTATTTCATGTAATTTGGGGAGGGCATTACGGCGACCGGGGTATCAACACGTTGTTGCTGGCCTTAGTCTCTATTACTCTGATTGTTTCACTTTGTCATAGGCTGCCAGATAAGGGGTTGTCATGGCTTCTTACACTGGGTGTTTCTTCAATGGCGATTTATCTTATTCACATTTTATCTGGAAGTGGTGTAAGAATTTTATTGCAGTCATTACTTTCCATAAACAATTTTTGGGTTCACCTTGCCTTAGGAATGGTTTTCGGGTTGCTGCTGCCTATAGTGTTTTCTAAAGCAGTGGAAAAAATAGGATTTAAATATATTTTCTCTGCGCCGATTAGCCGATGGGTTCAAAGGTTTGGGAAGAAATAG